The following coding sequences lie in one Maylandia zebra isolate NMK-2024a linkage group LG14, Mzebra_GT3a, whole genome shotgun sequence genomic window:
- the vmn2r1 gene encoding vomeronasal type-2 receptor 1, giving the protein MVLHFGWTWVGSIAADDDYGKYGIKDFKDQVEQAGVCISFSETLPKVHSPEAIQRIVQTVIDSTAKIIVVFSSDVDLSPLISELLRNNVTNRTWIASEAWITSALISRPPGVSSILAGTLGFGVKRADIPGLQHHLLNLDPYADLLTEEFWETLFNCTLDYSKAMRMAKQRATYVNGTLSRTVTGLPDGLCTGQESVAQLNNTYSDISQLRITYSVYKAVYAVANALHNLEHCEPGKGPFVGKTCADINNFEPWQLMYYVKNVRFKMPNTGEEIFFNDGDVDGFYDIINWQVNNNGEISYVTVGNYNGSAAPENRMTIMNDSIVWNNDMLEPPRSVCSENCQPGTRKGIRQGEPVCCFDCIPCADGEISNTTDARECILCTGDFWSNAAHDACVPKLIEFLAFGEPLGITLIAISAFGALVTIAVGVLFIMHIGTPLVKANDTLLSFSLLFSLVVTFLCSIVFLGEPQHWSCMTSQVALALGFALCLSSIIGKAAVLMLRAQVLKAARARARAAAKAAKAAARAAAEAAANDGSPDVIVTNTLHNDTSAPPIPEVDRLTRAHQRAIAAVATLIQAIACTVWLIVLPPQPVKNTSGQNIKIILECDQGSVVFICCIFAYDILLALLAFIFAFIARKLEDYVSEAKCLTFSMLVFFIVWISFVPAYLSTRGKFMVAVQIFAILASSFGLLTCIFLPKCYILLIKPDRNKEELMKPRPKPKDGTSTGTSASLATTATEATIATTAIDD; this is encoded by the exons ATGGTGCTACACTTTGGTTGGACTTGGGTGGGCAGCATAGCTGCTGATGATGATTACGGCAAGTACGGCATCAAAGACTTCAAGGACCAGGTTGAGCAAGCTGGCGTCTGCATCTCCTTCTCTGAGACCTTGCCCAAG GTGCATTCCCCAGAGGCCATCCAGCGCATTGTTCAAACTGTAATTGACTCCACAGCCAAAATCATTGTGGTCTTTTCATCTGACGTGGACCTCAGTCCTCTCATCAGTGAGCTGCTCCGCAACAATGTGACCAACCGTACCTGGATCGCCAGCGAGGCCTGGATTACCTCCGCTCTCATCAGCCGGCCACCTGGG GTGAGCTCAATCCTTGCTGGCACCCTGGGTTTTGGGGTGAAGAGGGCTGACATCCCCGGTCTTCAGCATCATCTACTGAATCTGGACCCCTATGCAGACTTGCTCACTGAGGAATTCTGGGAGACG CTGTTTAACTGCACGTTGGACTACAGCAAAGCTATGAGAATGGCAAAACAGAGGGCCACGTACGTGAACGGCACACTGTCCAGGACAGTGACAGGATTGCCTGATGGGCTGTGTACCGGGCAGGAGTCTGTGGCACAACTCAACAACACGTACTCTGACATCTCTCAGTTACGAATCACTTACAG CGTGTACAAAGCTGTGTATGCTGTAGCCAACGCCCTGCACAACCTGGAGCACTGTGAACCCGGAAAAGGGCCGTTTGTCGGGAAAACATGTGCTGACATCAACAACTTTGAGCCGTGGCAG CTGATGTATTACGTGAAGAATGTGCGTTTCAAAATGCCAAACACAGGGGAGGAGATCTTCTTTAACGACGGAGATGTGGACGGCTTCTATGACATCATCAACTGGCAGGTCAATAATAATGGGGAGATATCTTATGTCACTGTGGGGAACTACAATGGCTCTGCAGCTCCAGAGAACAGGATGACCATAATGAACGACTCCATCGTGTGGAACAATGACATGTTGGAG CCTCCTCGGTCAGTGTGCAGTGAGAACTGTCAGCCGGGCACCAGGAAGGGGATTCGACAGGGAGAGCCGGTCTGCTGCTTTGACTGCATTCCCTGTGCTGACGGAGAGATCAGCAACACAACTG ATGCTCGTGAATGCATCCTTTGCACTGGCGATTTCTGGTCCAATGCGGCTCATGACGCCTGTGTACCAAAACTCATTGAGTTCCTGGCCTTTGGAGAACCACTGGGAATTACTCTTATTGCCATTTCTGCCTTTGGAGCTTTAGTCACCATCGCTGTCGGG gTATTGTTTATTATGCACATTGGCACCCCTCTGGTGAAAGCCAACGATACACTGTTGAGTTTTTCACTGCTCTTCTCTCTGGTGGTGACCTTCCTCTGCTCCATCGTCTTCCTCGGAGAGCCACAACACTGGAGCTGCATGACCAGTCAAGTAGCCTTGGCTCTAGGATTCGCCCTCTGCCTTTCCTCCATAATTG gtaAGGCAGCAGTATTGATGCTGAGAGCCCAGGTGCTGAAAGCTGCCCGAGCCCGAGCAAGAGCTGCTGCCAAAGCTGCAAAAGCTGCTGCAAGAGCAGCTGCCGAAGCAGCGGCGAATGATGGCAGTCCTGATGTCATCGTAACCAACACTCTCCACAATGACACCAGTGCCCCTCCTATCCCTGAGGTCGACCGTCTCACCCGTGCTCACCAGAGGGCAATAGCTGCTGTAGCTACATTAATACAG GCTATAGCGTGCACAGTGTGGCTCATTGTCCTACCTCCACAACCCGTCAAGAACACCTCTGGTCAGAATATAAAGATCATTCTTGAGTGCGATCAAGGCTCAGTGGTTTTCATCTGTTGCATCTTTGCTTATGACATCCTGCTGGCTCTGCTGGCCTTTATCTTTGCCTTCATAGCTCGCAAACTGGAGGACTACGTCAG TGAGGCAAAATGTCTTACCTTCAGCATGCTGGTCTTCTTCATCGTGTGGATCTCTTTTGTCCCGGCTTACCTCAGCACCCGTGGCAAGTTCATGGTTGCCGTTCAGATTTTTGCCATCCTGGCTTCCAGCTTTGGCCTGCTAACCTGCATCTTCTTGCCTAAGTGCTACATCCTTTTGATCAAACCTGATCGCAATAAGGAGGAGCTGATGAAGCCCCGACCCAAACCTAAAGATGGAACCTCAACTGGGACGTCAGCGTCTCTCGCTACGACTgcaactgaggctacaattgcAACCACTGCTATCGATGACTAG